One stretch of Candidatus Baltobacteraceae bacterium DNA includes these proteins:
- a CDS encoding efflux RND transporter permease subunit — MWLTRVFIQRPTLVLVLIALFFLAGIISLQNLVAQQYPNVEKPVISIRVSYSGASTTEMRDSIVVPIENQIAGTPDLQTIDSTVQNGSASISSTFDLTSDPYTDLVYIQKALTQASKYLPTNLVPPTINISNPSETVVVTLGVTSKSLSPSALSLIITGVLIPDLEQIPDVANVNANGTVTPAYEVTVNPQILAGDNLTITDIVDTIEANNLHLPGGTLYAPNRSTSLDVRADITSSQSIADLLIQATPGTSGATAAASQPLSPTATNPWTTVASAHRISDVATVVTGQEPQTSFAAVNGQTSFFLQVQKSADASEVTASNNVLAALPGYEQRFPQLAFTVVNVQSKYTQQQLNAVVRTLAEGIIFIAVVMLFFLRSWRNAVVVVIAIPTSLAVTLFVMKMFGFTIDTVSLLGMTLAIGILIDDSTVVLENIERHRDELGQTPIRAAISGRTEIGQAAMVLTLVDVVVFLPIAFLQDEVGRQLAEFGVVVTVATLTSLFISFTVTPALAGLWALHSTWKPPKFIDAFDNFFTRLRGWYHERALTWALAKPWTVVAFAGITFVLAILAVSFGFVGKEYIPAQDTGQFFVQFTFPVGTPVVQTAQEVVKVEQAILKIPDLGAMTRVAGAESASFGGFVSQTNVGQIQVFLKDNRRHPTTYWVSEVRRQAAQLAPDGKVVVIPSTGTKGGNAQPIDELVSDLSGGDPTNAAQQVLQALQQTPGAQNVNSSASALSPQVNVLFNREAARSLDVAISDAASAVNAAFAGALPTQVITSQGIEQVQVIYPLANQQDLSEVEAIPMRALNGNIVTVGDVAQLQLQPTLPLITRENRLTVIHVDANVAANSSLANVQAAFQKKLAALNLPRTIRVAPSAQGQQSEMAQTLSDVGHTMILSLVLVFFLMVALYNSYSSPFIIMFSVPVAAVGAVGSLMLTHSTLNLFSLIGSMLLIGLVAKNGILLVDYANTLRRRGYSKVEAIKESAKTRFRPIMMTTLAMVSGMLPLALAFEPGSQERQSLGVVVIGGLLSSLVLTLVLVPVMYEWIAPKEMSTREQDVENELNVPTAHEQLGGQPAPTS; from the coding sequence ATGTGGCTGACGCGCGTCTTCATTCAGCGTCCTACGCTGGTGCTGGTCTTGATTGCGCTCTTCTTTCTGGCGGGAATCATCTCGCTTCAGAACCTCGTCGCGCAACAATATCCCAACGTCGAGAAGCCGGTCATTTCGATCCGCGTTTCCTACTCGGGCGCATCGACGACCGAGATGCGCGACAGTATCGTCGTCCCGATCGAGAATCAGATTGCCGGTACGCCTGATCTGCAGACGATCGATTCGACCGTACAGAACGGTTCGGCGTCGATCTCATCGACGTTCGACTTAACGTCGGATCCGTACACGGATCTCGTCTATATCCAGAAAGCGCTGACGCAAGCTTCGAAGTATCTGCCGACCAATTTGGTCCCGCCGACGATCAATATTTCAAATCCGTCCGAAACGGTCGTCGTGACGCTCGGAGTGACGTCGAAATCGCTGAGCCCATCCGCGCTTTCCCTCATCATCACCGGCGTGCTCATCCCGGATCTCGAGCAAATCCCGGATGTCGCGAACGTCAACGCCAACGGAACCGTGACGCCCGCGTACGAGGTGACGGTCAATCCGCAGATCCTCGCCGGCGACAATCTGACGATCACCGACATCGTCGATACGATCGAAGCGAATAACCTGCATCTCCCCGGCGGGACGCTTTATGCGCCGAACCGGTCGACGAGCTTGGACGTGCGGGCCGACATCACAAGCTCGCAATCAATAGCCGACCTCTTGATTCAAGCGACGCCGGGAACGTCGGGAGCCACGGCGGCTGCATCGCAGCCGCTTTCACCCACGGCAACCAATCCATGGACGACTGTGGCGTCTGCGCATCGCATTTCGGATGTCGCGACTGTCGTCACCGGGCAGGAGCCGCAAACCAGTTTTGCGGCCGTCAATGGGCAGACTAGTTTCTTCCTTCAGGTGCAGAAGAGCGCGGATGCCAGCGAAGTTACAGCTTCCAACAACGTCTTAGCCGCATTGCCCGGCTACGAGCAGCGTTTCCCGCAGCTTGCATTTACCGTCGTCAACGTGCAATCCAAGTACACGCAGCAGCAGCTCAACGCGGTGGTACGCACGCTGGCCGAAGGCATCATCTTCATAGCGGTCGTGATGCTGTTCTTCTTGCGTTCGTGGCGCAACGCCGTCGTCGTGGTCATCGCGATCCCGACGTCGCTCGCCGTGACGCTGTTCGTGATGAAGATGTTCGGTTTCACGATAGACACCGTCTCGCTGCTCGGCATGACGCTCGCGATCGGCATTTTGATCGACGACTCGACCGTCGTGCTTGAGAATATCGAGCGACATCGCGACGAGCTCGGGCAAACGCCGATTCGTGCGGCGATCAGTGGCCGAACCGAGATTGGCCAGGCGGCAATGGTGCTGACCTTGGTCGACGTCGTCGTTTTCTTGCCGATCGCGTTTCTCCAAGATGAGGTCGGCCGCCAGCTTGCCGAGTTCGGCGTCGTCGTCACGGTCGCGACGCTCACGTCACTGTTCATCTCGTTTACGGTCACGCCCGCGCTGGCCGGTCTGTGGGCGCTGCACTCGACGTGGAAGCCGCCGAAGTTCATCGATGCCTTCGATAATTTCTTCACGCGGCTGCGCGGCTGGTATCACGAACGTGCGCTGACGTGGGCGCTCGCGAAGCCCTGGACCGTCGTCGCATTCGCAGGCATAACGTTTGTACTCGCAATTCTCGCCGTGAGCTTCGGCTTCGTCGGCAAAGAGTACATCCCGGCGCAAGACACCGGCCAGTTCTTCGTGCAATTCACGTTCCCGGTTGGAACGCCGGTAGTGCAGACCGCGCAAGAAGTAGTGAAGGTCGAGCAGGCGATCCTCAAGATACCGGATCTCGGCGCGATGACGCGTGTTGCGGGTGCGGAATCAGCGAGCTTCGGCGGATTCGTCTCGCAAACGAACGTCGGGCAGATTCAGGTCTTTCTGAAAGACAACCGCCGGCATCCGACCACCTACTGGGTGAGCGAGGTTCGCCGCCAAGCGGCGCAACTCGCACCGGATGGAAAAGTGGTCGTGATTCCCTCGACCGGGACGAAGGGCGGGAACGCGCAGCCGATCGACGAGCTCGTCAGCGATCTCTCCGGTGGTGATCCGACGAATGCGGCGCAGCAAGTACTGCAGGCACTGCAACAAACCCCGGGCGCGCAAAACGTCAACAGCTCGGCCAGCGCGCTTTCACCTCAAGTGAACGTACTGTTCAATCGTGAAGCAGCGCGCTCGCTCGACGTCGCAATCAGCGACGCGGCGAGTGCCGTGAACGCTGCATTCGCCGGCGCGCTTCCGACGCAGGTGATTACCTCGCAAGGGATCGAGCAGGTGCAGGTCATCTATCCCCTGGCGAATCAGCAAGATCTCTCGGAAGTCGAGGCGATCCCGATGCGCGCGCTCAACGGCAACATTGTGACCGTCGGGGACGTTGCGCAGCTGCAACTGCAACCGACTCTGCCGCTGATCACACGCGAGAATCGCCTTACCGTCATTCACGTTGACGCAAACGTGGCGGCAAACTCGTCGCTCGCGAACGTCCAGGCCGCATTCCAAAAGAAGCTTGCGGCTCTGAATCTTCCCCGAACGATTCGCGTCGCGCCCTCCGCTCAAGGCCAGCAATCCGAGATGGCTCAGACGCTGTCGGACGTTGGGCACACGATGATCTTGTCGCTCGTCCTCGTGTTCTTCTTGATGGTCGCGCTCTACAACAGCTATAGCTCGCCGTTCATCATCATGTTTTCGGTCCCGGTAGCGGCAGTGGGTGCGGTTGGGTCGCTGATGCTGACGCACTCGACGCTGAATTTGTTCTCGTTGATCGGCTCGATGCTGCTGATCGGTCTTGTCGCCAAAAACGGCATCCTGTTGGTCGACTATGCGAACACGTTACGACGTCGAGGCTATTCGAAGGTCGAAGCTATCAAAGAAAGCGCGAAGACGCGATTCCGTCCGATCATGATGACGACACTCGCCATGGTCTCGGGAATGCTTCCGCTCGCGCTCGCCTTTGAGCCTGGTTCTCAGGAACGTCAAAGCCTCGGGGTCGTCGTCATCGGCGGTTTGCTTAGCTCGCTCGTGCTAACGCTTGTGCTCGTTCCGGTGATGTATGAATGGATCGCGCCCAAAGAGATGTCGACGCGCGAACAGGACGTCGAGAACGAGCTCAACGTTCCGACCGCGCACGAACAGCTTGGCGGGCAACCCGCACCGACGAGCTAG
- a CDS encoding DNA-processing protein DprA: protein MERPVLVLPAESAGLFLRAGRPGVDVPLWVCGSLEGLAAPSVAIVGTRAPSGGGRRLAFETARALAGSGVCVISGLALGIDAAAHEGALAAGAPTIGVLGGGHDNFFPLGNRELAERIIGCGGAVISPYAPKWPARPWQFLERNAIVAGLADGVIVVEAAARSGALNTASHAADLGIPVMAFPGDVDRVKVAGCLALLRDGATLVRDAADILEAIGIEPERTSEHGASGALEERSRAIVELLGGGEMDFDALLVRSGIDAGELAGRLIELELRGIVESRTGARYALT, encoded by the coding sequence GTGGAGCGACCGGTCCTCGTCCTGCCGGCCGAATCGGCCGGTCTTTTCTTGCGAGCTGGACGCCCCGGGGTGGACGTCCCGCTCTGGGTCTGCGGGTCGCTTGAGGGCCTGGCCGCGCCTTCGGTCGCGATCGTCGGGACGCGGGCGCCGAGCGGCGGCGGACGTAGACTCGCCTTCGAAACCGCCCGGGCGCTGGCCGGCTCCGGCGTTTGCGTGATCAGCGGCCTCGCGCTGGGAATCGACGCGGCCGCGCACGAGGGCGCTCTGGCGGCCGGGGCGCCGACGATCGGCGTCCTCGGCGGCGGGCACGATAATTTTTTCCCGCTGGGAAATCGCGAGCTCGCCGAGCGGATCATCGGCTGCGGCGGCGCCGTCATCTCGCCCTACGCTCCCAAGTGGCCGGCGCGGCCCTGGCAGTTTCTGGAGCGCAACGCGATCGTCGCGGGTCTCGCCGATGGAGTCATCGTGGTCGAAGCTGCGGCACGAAGCGGTGCGCTGAACACCGCGTCGCACGCAGCAGATCTCGGGATTCCCGTCATGGCGTTTCCAGGCGACGTCGATCGCGTCAAAGTCGCCGGCTGCTTGGCGCTCTTACGCGACGGTGCGACGCTCGTCCGTGACGCGGCGGATATTCTCGAAGCGATCGGCATCGAGCCGGAGCGTACCAGCGAACATGGCGCGAGCGGGGCGCTCGAAGAACGCTCGCGAGCGATCGTTGAACTGCTCGGCGGGGGCGAGATGGATTTCGATGCGCTGCTGGTCCGCTCCGGGATCGATGCGGGCGAGCTCGCCGGACGCTTGATCGAGCTGGAGCTGCGTGGGATCGTCGAGTCGAGGACCGGCGCGCGCTACGCGCTAACATGA
- a CDS encoding YbhB/YbcL family Raf kinase inhibitor-like protein: protein MADKLNITSSSFGNNQTIPKKYGFNGWDVGGENISPNLKWSGAPSGTKSFVVTIWDPDAPTTVGYWHWLVFNIPANVTELEEGKVPAGAVQGYTDYGMSAYGGPAPPPGDSPHHYRHRVFALDVDKLPLEKGTTGATLMFMMRGHILAEGELVGLFSR from the coding sequence GTGGCAGACAAACTCAACATAACCAGCAGTTCGTTCGGAAATAATCAGACGATCCCGAAAAAGTACGGCTTCAACGGCTGGGACGTCGGCGGCGAAAATATCTCGCCGAACCTCAAGTGGAGCGGCGCACCGTCCGGTACGAAAAGTTTCGTCGTTACGATTTGGGATCCGGACGCGCCGACGACGGTCGGTTATTGGCACTGGCTCGTCTTCAACATTCCGGCCAACGTGACGGAATTGGAAGAGGGTAAAGTCCCTGCGGGCGCCGTGCAGGGCTATACGGATTACGGGATGAGCGCTTACGGTGGTCCCGCACCGCCGCCCGGCGATTCACCGCACCACTACCGTCATCGCGTGTTCGCACTCGACGTCGACAAACTGCCGCTCGAAAAAGGCACGACCGGCGCGACGTTGATGTTCATGATGCGCGGTCACATTCTGGCAGAAGGCGAGCTGGTCGGACTCTTCTCGCGCTAG
- a CDS encoding ketopantoate reductase C-terminal domain-containing protein — translation MLAKIGNEIVYAPRDLERVEPVAAELAIVAVKAYDTDGAIETLKRALTNPAETTILCPQNGVGNEEKLASAFGPDPVVACALTIPVERDRNGTGHATNSGGIAFSPVGSEAHNWVLATFGQTGLPTKAVEDYRALKWSKLALNIVANASCAILNVLPERLVHFDEAFTLEIRAIREVRAVMLAQNITPIDLPRYPLRALQGIATLPSPISRLVLANRIAGARGRKPPSLLLDLRAGKNQTEVSVLNGAVADAGHRLGIPTPVNAVFARVLSDIAHMPALWAKYRERPDQLEAEYRAELGRRRAARSPA, via the coding sequence TTGCTTGCCAAAATCGGCAACGAGATCGTCTACGCGCCGCGTGACCTGGAACGCGTCGAGCCGGTTGCCGCGGAGCTGGCGATCGTTGCAGTAAAGGCGTACGACACCGACGGCGCGATCGAAACGCTCAAACGCGCGCTTACGAATCCCGCAGAGACTACGATCTTGTGTCCGCAGAACGGGGTCGGAAACGAAGAGAAGCTTGCGAGTGCATTCGGCCCCGATCCCGTCGTAGCGTGCGCGCTGACGATCCCGGTTGAACGCGATCGTAACGGCACGGGTCACGCGACGAACTCCGGCGGCATTGCGTTCTCGCCGGTTGGAAGCGAGGCGCACAACTGGGTTCTTGCGACGTTCGGGCAAACCGGTTTGCCGACCAAAGCCGTCGAGGACTATCGCGCGCTCAAATGGTCGAAGCTCGCGCTCAACATCGTCGCCAACGCGTCGTGTGCAATTCTCAACGTCTTGCCTGAACGGCTCGTCCATTTCGATGAGGCTTTCACGCTCGAGATTCGGGCGATCCGCGAAGTGCGCGCCGTGATGCTTGCGCAAAACATCACACCGATCGATCTTCCGCGCTATCCCCTGCGTGCGCTCCAAGGCATCGCGACGCTGCCTTCTCCGATCTCGCGGCTCGTGCTCGCAAACCGGATCGCCGGCGCACGCGGACGCAAGCCGCCTTCGTTGTTGCTCGATCTGCGCGCGGGTAAGAATCAGACCGAGGTCAGCGTCCTCAACGGCGCCGTCGCAGACGCCGGCCATCGACTCGGCATTCCGACGCCGGTCAATGCCGTCTTTGCGCGCGTGCTCTCCGATATCGCGCACATGCCGGCGCTGTGGGCGAAGTATCGCGAACGGCCCGATCAGCTCGAAGCCGAGTATCGCGCCGAGCTCGGACGCCGGCGCGCAGCGCGTTCGCCGGCATGA
- the argS gene encoding arginine--tRNA ligase, which translates to MKLLDLDGVATAFDRTARALYGDDVSIDVTFETPRNVDFGDFATNIAFKLAKSARKAPQAIATEIADKVLSDESMATTLLEIKPVAGFVNLRMQPAFWQQVVHEILERGADYGRGASTGTRLSLEFGSANPTGPLVVVQGRSLAIGSTLANAMRFLGNEVTNDWIINDAGNQLDTLIRSLYARWRQLREPDFPFPEDGYPSDYVIELAKDLDAVPGANPEDNGFLEKFAHDRMVDAQRATARRFGVDFIFQSEKVFHDAGLVPSAIVTLLQGEGLTVREDQAIALSPELDPDETKARILLRTDGRPTYFCADIVYHFSKFRHASEVLDILGPDHHGYIARVRAMAEIWRRLYGKPKFMELLHRIDALKLEGPTHWAGAEVSIDVLIAQQVSLMRGGEAASMSKRAGNIIELDEVLDEVGVDAARFFFIMLAPESPLTFDLDLAVKQSNENPVYYVQYGHARIASLIAHARSNPETARFVDEASRAKHLDRLVDPTELALARRLAEWPRLIAHAARSRAPHLLTAYAREVASDFHQFYSACKIVNVGDVETSTARLALSMAAQSVLANALAICGVSAPDFMERRKTEE; encoded by the coding sequence ATGAAGCTTCTCGATCTGGACGGCGTCGCGACCGCTTTCGATCGCACGGCGCGCGCCCTCTATGGTGACGATGTCTCAATCGACGTCACGTTCGAGACGCCACGCAACGTCGACTTCGGCGACTTCGCAACGAACATCGCGTTCAAATTGGCGAAGTCGGCACGCAAAGCGCCACAAGCAATCGCAACGGAGATCGCCGACAAAGTCCTGAGCGATGAAAGCATGGCGACGACGCTGCTCGAGATCAAGCCGGTTGCGGGCTTCGTCAATTTGCGGATGCAGCCGGCATTTTGGCAGCAGGTCGTGCACGAAATTCTCGAGCGCGGCGCCGACTATGGCCGCGGCGCTTCGACCGGGACGCGGTTGTCGCTCGAATTCGGCAGCGCAAACCCAACGGGACCACTCGTCGTCGTGCAAGGCCGCAGCCTCGCGATCGGCTCGACGCTTGCCAACGCAATGCGATTCCTCGGCAATGAAGTTACGAACGATTGGATCATCAACGATGCGGGCAACCAGCTCGACACGCTGATTCGCTCGCTTTATGCGCGCTGGCGCCAACTGCGCGAGCCGGACTTTCCATTTCCGGAGGATGGATATCCCAGTGATTACGTCATCGAGCTTGCCAAAGATCTCGATGCCGTGCCGGGAGCAAATCCGGAAGACAACGGCTTCCTCGAAAAATTCGCGCACGACAGGATGGTGGATGCACAACGCGCGACTGCGCGGCGATTCGGCGTCGATTTCATTTTCCAGAGCGAGAAGGTATTTCACGATGCCGGGCTCGTGCCGAGCGCAATCGTCACGCTTCTTCAAGGCGAGGGATTGACCGTCCGCGAGGACCAGGCGATCGCACTTTCACCGGAGCTCGATCCGGATGAGACGAAAGCGCGCATTTTGCTGCGCACCGACGGGCGGCCGACATATTTTTGCGCCGACATCGTCTATCATTTCTCGAAATTTCGGCACGCATCCGAAGTGCTCGACATTCTGGGGCCGGATCATCACGGCTATATCGCGCGGGTGCGTGCCATGGCGGAGATTTGGCGCCGTCTTTACGGCAAGCCGAAGTTCATGGAACTCTTGCATCGCATCGACGCGCTCAAGCTCGAAGGCCCGACGCATTGGGCGGGCGCGGAGGTCTCGATTGACGTGCTCATTGCGCAACAGGTAAGTCTGATGCGCGGCGGCGAGGCTGCCTCGATGAGCAAACGGGCCGGCAATATCATCGAGCTCGACGAGGTCCTCGATGAAGTCGGCGTCGATGCCGCGCGTTTCTTCTTCATCATGCTTGCACCGGAATCGCCGCTCACGTTCGATCTCGACCTCGCGGTCAAGCAGAGCAACGAGAATCCGGTCTACTACGTCCAGTATGGGCATGCGCGGATCGCATCGTTGATCGCGCACGCGCGCTCGAACCCCGAAACGGCGCGCTTTGTGGATGAAGCCTCGCGTGCCAAGCACCTCGACCGGCTCGTCGACCCGACGGAGCTTGCGCTAGCGCGACGTCTCGCCGAATGGCCTCGACTGATCGCACACGCAGCGCGTTCGCGCGCGCCGCATCTGCTCACCGCCTACGCGCGCGAGGTTGCGAGCGACTTCCATCAGTTTTATTCGGCGTGTAAGATCGTCAACGTCGGCGATGTCGAAACCAGCACGGCGCGTCTTGCGCTCTCGATGGCCGCGCAGTCCGTTCTTGCGAACGCGCTTGCAATTTGCGGCGTGAGCGCCCCCGATTTTATGGAGCGACGAAAGACCGAAGAGTAA
- the dut gene encoding dUTP diphosphatase, giving the protein MRVRVTRLAHAAGLPLPKYASKDAAGADVCAALEADLVLRPGARAAVPTGLCVEFPQGYEMQVRPRSGLALRDGIGLLNSPGTIDADYRGEIKIILVNHGNQDVLVKRGDRIAQLVLAPVVTGIFEDAATLAPSERGEAGFGSTGVRE; this is encoded by the coding sequence ATGCGCGTCCGCGTAACGCGGCTTGCGCATGCAGCCGGTCTTCCACTTCCGAAATATGCGAGCAAGGATGCGGCCGGCGCGGACGTCTGCGCGGCGCTTGAGGCCGACCTCGTTCTGCGGCCGGGCGCGCGAGCTGCCGTACCCACAGGGCTTTGCGTCGAGTTTCCGCAGGGTTACGAGATGCAAGTGCGACCCCGCAGCGGACTCGCATTACGTGATGGAATCGGTTTGCTCAATTCTCCGGGCACGATCGATGCCGACTATCGCGGCGAGATCAAGATCATTTTGGTGAACCACGGCAATCAAGACGTGCTGGTGAAGCGCGGCGATCGCATCGCGCAGCTTGTCCTCGCGCCGGTCGTGACCGGTATCTTCGAGGATGCCGCAACGCTAGCGCCAAGCGAGCGCGGAGAAGCGGGCTTCGGCAGCACGGGCGTGCGGGAGTAG
- the nrdR gene encoding transcriptional regulator NrdR: protein MLCPACRKSETRVVDSRDDESVVRRRRECLTCKHRFTTYERMEAPRLFVVKKDGRREQYNREKILAGLQRACEKRPVSEAQLDEIVAKLERELFSRGDNEVQTTLIGEKVMEALHAVDKVAYVRFASVYRSFTDVEGFRTVLTELAT from the coding sequence CTGCTCTGCCCAGCATGCCGCAAGAGCGAGACACGCGTCGTCGACTCGCGTGACGATGAATCCGTCGTACGCCGCCGTCGCGAGTGCCTCACTTGCAAACACCGTTTCACGACCTACGAGCGTATGGAAGCGCCTCGTTTGTTCGTCGTGAAAAAAGACGGGCGGCGCGAGCAATACAATCGCGAGAAGATCCTGGCCGGCTTGCAGCGCGCGTGCGAGAAGCGGCCGGTTTCCGAAGCGCAGCTCGACGAGATCGTCGCGAAGCTCGAACGCGAGCTCTTTTCACGCGGCGACAACGAAGTACAGACGACGCTCATCGGTGAGAAGGTCATGGAAGCGTTGCACGCCGTCGATAAGGTCGCATATGTCCGCTTCGCAAGCGTCTATCGCTCGTTCACGGACGTTGAAGGTTTTCGGACTGTCCTAACTGAGCTTGCGACCTGA
- a CDS encoding efflux RND transporter periplasmic adaptor subunit has protein sequence MTTTRTALFACALALTVAATACAKKPERPAVAPPQVATAITADGTVHPTLTLAGFIAPAQSVALSSSLQEPTLKVNVQEGDHVRAGQVLAVLSTADLRASLAYDLHNAQANDALTKQNQLQGQLNISQGNDAVNQARANLRSAQATLTNAERDLQRYKQLYSQGYVTEQQYVTQQTTVENDTQAVRNAQAALSSAISNVATNGTMQAGLQAAKVEQSAAQARASRDQAAQEQVSINTASISSPVNGIIVNRNLNPGEYPGSRQIFTIQEEDYVFAILSASSARIFQIPVGASVNVTVNGNGMRGKFPGNVVAVLDQLTPGSTNFAIKVRVPNPRGTLRSGLTVSSVISLDAVSGVEVPVSAFLDDNHVTVMTVDANDTTHVVDVAQLATDGTNAIVTGLATGVRLVTNGQLGLSAGQKVAVR, from the coding sequence ATGACGACAACGCGGACCGCTCTTTTCGCATGCGCGCTTGCCCTTACGGTGGCCGCGACCGCATGCGCCAAGAAACCCGAGCGGCCCGCGGTAGCTCCGCCGCAAGTCGCGACTGCGATTACCGCAGACGGTACCGTGCACCCGACGTTGACGCTAGCCGGATTCATTGCGCCGGCGCAGAGCGTTGCGCTCTCGAGCAGCCTCCAAGAGCCGACGCTCAAGGTCAACGTCCAAGAAGGCGATCACGTTCGCGCGGGACAGGTGCTCGCGGTCCTATCGACTGCCGATTTGCGAGCGTCGCTCGCGTACGATTTGCACAATGCGCAAGCCAACGACGCGCTCACGAAGCAGAACCAGTTACAGGGTCAGCTCAATATTTCGCAAGGGAATGACGCTGTCAACCAGGCCCGCGCGAACCTGCGTTCGGCGCAGGCAACGCTTACGAACGCCGAGCGCGACTTGCAACGCTACAAACAGCTCTACAGTCAGGGCTACGTGACGGAGCAGCAGTACGTCACGCAACAAACGACGGTCGAAAACGACACGCAGGCGGTGCGCAACGCACAGGCCGCGCTGTCAAGCGCGATCTCGAATGTCGCGACGAACGGTACCATGCAAGCGGGCCTACAAGCCGCAAAGGTGGAGCAATCGGCCGCGCAAGCCCGCGCCTCGCGCGACCAGGCCGCGCAGGAACAGGTCAGCATCAACACCGCGAGCATCTCGTCGCCGGTGAACGGGATCATCGTCAATCGCAATTTGAATCCCGGCGAATATCCCGGAAGCCGCCAGATCTTCACCATTCAGGAAGAAGACTACGTCTTCGCAATCTTGAGCGCGTCCTCAGCGCGGATTTTTCAGATTCCAGTCGGCGCAAGCGTCAACGTCACGGTGAACGGCAACGGCATGCGCGGCAAATTCCCGGGCAACGTCGTCGCGGTGCTCGACCAACTGACGCCCGGCTCCACGAATTTCGCGATCAAGGTTCGCGTTCCGAATCCGCGAGGGACGCTGCGTTCAGGTCTCACCGTCTCAAGCGTCATCTCGCTTGACGCCGTTTCCGGAGTCGAAGTGCCGGTCAGTGCATTCCTCGATGACAATCACGTCACGGTGATGACGGTCGACGCGAACGATACAACGCACGTCGTTGACGTCGCGCAGCTCGCGACCGACGGCACGAATGCAATCGTCACGGGCTTGGCGACCGGCGTCCGCCTCGTCACGAACGGTCAACTGGGGTTAAGCGCCGGACAAAAGGTAGCCGTCCGCTAG
- the hemQ gene encoding hydrogen peroxide-dependent heme synthase has translation MSNVRNPNVPESLDGWSILHRMYSFNRRRYAALDAANRTRVTADAIEFLRPLHDDPESDVSLAQLLGHKADLMLTFYAKSFDALGDAEIAFDRLALRDYLEPHGSYVSILELGLYEATRRIHETLRERALKPHSAEWNDMFDALLREEAEEPRSAARLFAKIPPRRYVCFYPMDKKRGEQTNWYSLPYKERAELMLDHGKIGRTFHGLVTQVISGSIGFDDWEWGVDLYADDPLVFKKLIYEMRFDEASARYAAFGPFYTGMQFSVDALPSFLEGNERAALLTAFEV, from the coding sequence ATGAGCAACGTGCGTAATCCTAACGTCCCCGAGTCGCTTGACGGCTGGAGCATCCTGCACCGGATGTACAGCTTCAATCGCCGGCGCTACGCAGCGCTCGATGCAGCAAATCGCACGCGCGTCACCGCAGATGCGATTGAATTCTTGCGTCCGTTGCATGACGATCCGGAAAGTGACGTCAGCCTCGCGCAACTGCTGGGCCACAAAGCCGACCTGATGTTGACGTTTTATGCGAAGAGCTTCGATGCGCTCGGTGACGCTGAGATCGCGTTCGATCGCCTAGCCTTGCGCGATTATCTCGAACCGCACGGTTCATACGTCTCGATCCTGGAGCTTGGTTTATACGAAGCCACGCGCCGAATTCACGAGACGTTGCGCGAGCGTGCGCTCAAGCCGCATTCAGCCGAGTGGAACGACATGTTCGATGCACTCTTGCGCGAAGAAGCCGAAGAGCCGCGCAGCGCGGCGCGACTTTTTGCAAAGATCCCTCCGAGGCGCTACGTTTGCTTCTATCCGATGGACAAGAAGCGCGGCGAGCAGACCAACTGGTACTCCTTGCCGTATAAAGAGCGCGCCGAGCTGATGCTGGATCATGGTAAGATCGGCCGCACGTTCCACGGACTCGTCACGCAAGTGATCTCTGGATCGATCGGCTTCGACGATTGGGAGTGGGGCGTCGACCTTTACGCCGACGATCCGCTCGTCTTCAAGAAATTGATTTACGAGATGCGTTTCGACGAAGCCAGCGCACGCTACGCCGCATTCGGTCCGTTTTATACGGGAATGCAATTCTCCGTCGACGCCCTGCCGTCGTTTCTCGAGGGTAACGAGCGCGCCGCGCTTTTAACAGCCTTCGAAGTCTGA